A section of the Streptomyces sp. SCL15-4 genome encodes:
- a CDS encoding immune inhibitor A domain-containing protein, translating into MTSRSWTFRAAAIGVTLAAASASFATFAVAEANTRPRPAAADRHDPAPVKQQKHDLDGPLSKTQDAQREEALKQLISGKATAQERNGSKVVKLKSRKGKSKYVELSREKTDKIFTILVEFGDKTDPKYGGAAGPLHNRIAAPDRTKDNSTAWQKDYDQKHYQDLYFGTGKKTESLKKYYEKQSSGRYSVSGEVTDWVKVPYNEARYGNNACGSTNCPSVWNIVSDGLGAWVAQQKAAGRSDADIKKDLAQYDQWDRYDYDGDGDFNEPDGYVDHFQIVHAGEDESAGGGVQGTDAIWAHRWYAFGTDAGATGPQNNKLGGTQVGDTGIWVGDYTIQPENGGLGVYAHEYGHDLGLPDEYDTAGGDNSTGFWTLMSSGSWLGRGEESIGDLPGDMNAWDKLQLGWLNFDTATAGKQSTHKLGPAEYNTFDKQALVVNLPDKAVTTTITQPAQGSTQWWSGSGNDLKNTLTRSVDLSGKTSASLTLDGWWATEDGYDYVYTEVSTDGGANWTALDGTADGQALPKDASGKPALSGFSQTHKKLSFPLDAYAGKKIDLRFRYATDGGVAENGFTADEITVTADGTPLFSDDAEKADAGWSANGFSRIGASFTKDYKQYYIAENRQYVSYDKTLKTGPYNFGFASRPDWVEHYPYQNGLLIWKWDTSQADNNTNSTNGHPGTGLILPVDSHPTALKWADGTLLRNRVQAYDSPFSLYATDGITLHKADVALKIKGSKGVPVFNDHASAYYDPANPTGGVKVTDTNTKIAIVKEAKDGSTISLKVGPAVK; encoded by the coding sequence GTGACCAGCAGATCCTGGACGTTCAGAGCGGCCGCCATCGGCGTGACCCTCGCGGCGGCGTCCGCCTCGTTCGCGACGTTCGCCGTCGCCGAGGCGAACACCCGGCCCCGGCCCGCCGCCGCCGACCGGCACGACCCCGCGCCGGTGAAGCAGCAGAAGCACGACTTGGACGGCCCGCTGAGCAAGACCCAGGACGCCCAGCGCGAAGAGGCCCTGAAGCAGCTCATATCGGGCAAGGCCACCGCGCAGGAGCGCAACGGCTCCAAGGTCGTCAAGCTCAAGAGCCGCAAGGGCAAGAGCAAGTACGTCGAGCTGAGCCGCGAGAAGACCGACAAGATCTTCACGATCCTGGTGGAGTTCGGCGACAAGACCGACCCCAAGTACGGCGGCGCCGCGGGCCCGCTGCACAACCGGATCGCCGCGCCGGACCGCACGAAGGACAACTCCACGGCCTGGCAGAAGGACTACGACCAGAAGCACTACCAGGACCTCTACTTCGGCACCGGCAAGAAGACCGAGTCGCTGAAGAAGTACTACGAGAAGCAGTCCTCGGGCCGCTACTCGGTCTCCGGCGAGGTCACCGACTGGGTCAAGGTCCCGTACAACGAGGCCCGTTACGGCAACAACGCCTGTGGCTCGACCAACTGCCCGAGCGTGTGGAACATCGTCAGCGACGGCCTGGGCGCCTGGGTCGCGCAGCAGAAGGCGGCCGGCCGCAGCGACGCCGACATCAAGAAGGACCTCGCCCAGTACGACCAGTGGGACCGGTACGACTATGACGGCGACGGCGACTTCAACGAGCCGGACGGCTACGTCGACCACTTCCAGATCGTGCACGCCGGCGAGGACGAGTCCGCGGGCGGCGGCGTCCAGGGCACGGACGCGATCTGGGCCCACCGCTGGTACGCCTTCGGCACCGACGCCGGCGCCACCGGCCCGCAGAACAACAAGCTCGGCGGCACCCAGGTCGGCGACACCGGCATCTGGGTCGGCGACTACACCATCCAGCCGGAGAACGGCGGCCTCGGCGTCTACGCCCACGAGTACGGGCACGACCTCGGTCTGCCGGACGAGTACGACACCGCGGGCGGCGACAACTCCACCGGCTTCTGGACCCTGATGTCCTCCGGTTCCTGGCTCGGCCGGGGCGAGGAGTCCATCGGCGACCTGCCCGGCGACATGAACGCCTGGGACAAGCTCCAGCTGGGCTGGCTGAACTTCGACACCGCCACGGCCGGCAAGCAGTCCACGCACAAGCTGGGCCCGGCCGAGTACAACACCTTCGACAAGCAGGCCCTCGTGGTCAACCTGCCCGACAAGGCGGTCACCACCACGATCACCCAGCCCGCCCAGGGCTCCACCCAGTGGTGGAGCGGCAGCGGCAACGACCTGAAGAACACGCTGACCCGGTCCGTGGACCTGTCCGGCAAGACCTCGGCGAGCCTCACCCTGGACGGCTGGTGGGCCACCGAGGACGGCTACGACTACGTCTACACCGAGGTGTCCACCGACGGCGGCGCCAACTGGACCGCGCTGGACGGCACGGCGGACGGCCAGGCCCTGCCGAAGGACGCCAGCGGCAAGCCGGCGCTGAGCGGCTTCTCGCAGACGCACAAGAAGCTGTCGTTCCCGCTGGACGCGTACGCGGGCAAGAAGATCGACCTGCGCTTCCGCTACGCCACCGACGGCGGTGTCGCGGAGAACGGCTTCACCGCCGACGAGATCACCGTGACCGCCGACGGCACCCCGCTGTTCTCCGACGACGCCGAGAAGGCGGACGCCGGCTGGAGCGCGAACGGCTTCTCCCGCATCGGAGCGTCCTTCACCAAGGACTACAAGCAGTACTACATCGCCGAGAACCGGCAGTACGTGTCGTACGACAAGACGCTGAAGACGGGCCCGTACAACTTCGGCTTCGCGTCGCGTCCGGACTGGGTGGAGCACTACCCGTACCAGAACGGCCTGCTGATCTGGAAGTGGGACACCTCCCAGGCCGACAACAACACCAACAGCACCAACGGCCACCCGGGCACCGGTCTGATCCTGCCGGTCGACTCGCACCCGACGGCGCTGAAGTGGGCCGACGGCACGCTGCTGCGCAACCGCGTCCAGGCCTACGACTCGCCGTTCAGCCTGTACGCCACGGACGGCATCACCCTGCACAAGGCCGACGTCGCGCTGAAGATCAAGGGCTCGAAGGGCGTGCCGGTCTTCAACGACCACGCGAGCGCCTACTACGACCCGGCGAACCCGACCGGTGGCGTGAAGGTCACTGACACCAACACCAAGATCGCGATCGTCAAGGAGGCCAAGGACGGCTCGACGATCTCGCTCAAGGTGGGGCCCGCGGTGAAGTAA
- a CDS encoding isochorismatase family protein, giving the protein MRRALIVVDVQNDFCEGGSLAVAGGADVAAAVTELIGEAAGTGYRHVVATRDHHIAPGGHFADDPDYVHSWPAHCVAGTEGVGFHPNFAPAVASGAVDAVFDKGAYAAAYSGFEGADENGVSLAAWLRSREITEVDVVGIATDHCVRATALDAAREGFRTQVLLDLTAGVAAETTERALEELRAAGVELTGKPVVGG; this is encoded by the coding sequence ATGCGCCGCGCCTTGATCGTCGTAGATGTGCAGAACGACTTCTGCGAGGGGGGCAGCCTCGCGGTGGCCGGAGGGGCGGACGTGGCCGCCGCCGTGACCGAGCTGATCGGGGAGGCGGCGGGCACGGGCTACCGGCACGTGGTGGCCACCCGCGATCATCACATCGCGCCCGGCGGCCACTTCGCGGACGACCCCGACTACGTCCACTCCTGGCCCGCGCACTGCGTCGCGGGCACCGAGGGCGTGGGCTTCCACCCGAACTTCGCTCCGGCGGTCGCCTCCGGCGCGGTGGACGCCGTGTTCGACAAGGGGGCGTACGCGGCGGCGTACAGCGGCTTCGAGGGCGCGGACGAGAACGGCGTGTCCCTGGCCGCCTGGCTCCGCTCCCGGGAGATCACGGAGGTGGACGTGGTGGGCATCGCCACGGACCACTGCGTGCGCGCCACCGCCCTGGACGCCGCGCGGGAGGGCTTTCGCACCCAGGTCCTGCTGGACCTCACGGCCGGTGTGGCCGCGGAGACGACCGAGCGGGCCCTGGAGGAGCTGCGCGCGGCGGGCGTCGAGCTGACGGGCAAGCCGGTCGTCGGCGGCTAG
- a CDS encoding nicotinate phosphoribosyltransferase, whose translation MNTADLGLPVDVPSTALFTDQYELTMLRAALKAGTAERRSVFEVFTRRLPDGRRYGVVAGTGRVLDAVENFRFDAGVLTFLRERQIVDEETLAWLAGYRFGGDIWGYPEGEVYFPGSPILRVEGSFAECVLLETVILSILNHDSAIAAAASRMASAAGDRPLIEMGARRTHELAAVAAARAAYVGGFATTSDLAAGFRYGIPTVGTSAHAFTLLHDRERDAFRAQVETLGRGTTLLVDTYDVTEAVRTAVEVAGPELGAVRIDSGDLLLVAHRVRQQLDELGATDTKIIVTSDLDEYAIASLAAAPVDAYGVGTQLVTGSGHPTSSMVYKLVARADSADPKAPLVPVAKKSSGGKVSVGGRKWAARRLDADGTAEAEVVGTGPVPAELADRQLLVPLVRGGTVVARESLDVTRDRHIAARANLPLSATQLSRGEPVIPTEYVHGRSGS comes from the coding sequence ATGAACACAGCGGACCTTGGGCTGCCGGTGGACGTTCCCTCGACGGCGCTCTTCACGGACCAGTACGAGCTGACGATGCTGCGCGCCGCGCTGAAGGCCGGTACGGCCGAACGGCGGAGCGTGTTCGAGGTCTTCACCCGGCGGCTGCCGGACGGGCGCCGCTACGGCGTGGTGGCCGGCACCGGGCGCGTCCTGGACGCGGTGGAGAACTTCCGCTTCGACGCGGGCGTCCTGACCTTCCTGCGCGAGCGTCAGATCGTCGACGAGGAGACCCTGGCCTGGCTCGCCGGCTACCGGTTCGGCGGCGACATATGGGGCTACCCCGAGGGCGAGGTGTACTTCCCCGGCTCGCCGATCCTGCGGGTCGAGGGCAGCTTCGCCGAGTGCGTCCTGCTGGAGACGGTGATCCTGTCCATCCTCAACCACGACTCCGCGATCGCCGCCGCGGCCTCCCGGATGGCCTCCGCCGCCGGTGACCGGCCGCTGATCGAGATGGGCGCCCGGCGCACCCACGAACTGGCCGCGGTGGCCGCCGCCCGCGCCGCCTACGTCGGCGGCTTCGCCACCACCTCCGACCTCGCGGCCGGGTTCCGCTACGGCATCCCCACCGTCGGCACCTCGGCGCACGCCTTCACCCTGCTGCACGACCGCGAGCGGGACGCCTTCCGGGCCCAGGTGGAGACCCTCGGCCGGGGCACCACCCTCCTGGTGGACACCTACGACGTCACCGAGGCCGTCCGTACGGCGGTGGAGGTGGCCGGCCCCGAGCTGGGCGCGGTCCGCATCGACTCCGGGGACCTGCTGCTGGTGGCCCACCGGGTGCGGCAGCAGCTGGACGAGCTGGGCGCGACGGACACGAAGATCATCGTGACCTCGGACCTGGACGAGTACGCCATCGCCTCGCTGGCCGCCGCCCCCGTGGACGCCTACGGCGTCGGCACCCAGCTGGTGACCGGCTCCGGGCACCCCACCAGCTCCATGGTCTACAAGCTGGTCGCCCGCGCCGACTCCGCCGACCCCAAGGCGCCGCTGGTGCCGGTCGCGAAGAAGTCCAGCGGCGGCAAGGTGTCGGTCGGCGGCCGCAAGTGGGCGGCGCGCCGGCTGGACGCGGACGGGACCGCCGAGGCCGAGGTGGTCGGCACCGGGCCGGTGCCGGCCGAGCTGGCCGACCGGCAGCTGCTGGTGCCGCTGGTGCGCGGCGGGACGGTGGTGGCCCGCGAGTCGCTGGACGTGACCCGGGACCGGCACATCGCGGCCCGGGCGAATCTGCCGCTGTCCGCCACACAGCTCTCGCGCGGGGAACCCGTCATTCCGACGGAGTATGTCCACGGGCGCTCGGGTAGCTAA
- the clpS gene encoding ATP-dependent Clp protease adapter ClpS gives MGCVTSPAPVEIERPASAEESSPVTEPDVPWVTIVHNDPVNLMSYVTYVFQSYFGYSKDKATKLMLDVHHKGRAVVSSGSREEMERDVQAMHGYGLWATLQQDRK, from the coding sequence ATGGGCTGTGTGACGTCACCCGCGCCCGTAGAGATCGAACGCCCCGCGTCGGCGGAGGAGAGTTCTCCCGTAACCGAGCCTGACGTCCCCTGGGTCACCATCGTGCACAACGACCCGGTCAACCTCATGAGCTATGTGACCTATGTCTTCCAGTCGTACTTCGGCTACTCCAAGGACAAGGCCACCAAGCTCATGCTCGACGTCCACCACAAGGGCCGGGCGGTCGTCTCCAGCGGAAGCCGCGAGGAGATGGAACGCGACGTGCAGGCGATGCACGGCTACGGCCTGTGGGCCACCCTCCAGCAGGACCGGAAGTAA
- a CDS encoding DUF2017 domain-containing protein, whose product MPGHFEPLPGGGAAVALDEVEISIIRSLAVQLLELIGPGPGADAPDDPLAELFADGPSEPPADPVLRRLFPDAYSDPDKAPASPAEAEQRRAHSAEFRRYTENDLRAGKRENALGVIRSLDALAAAGEGGAVLKLTREESRQWLGALNDLRLAIGARLEITDEDDTDLLYRLPEEDPRKPMVLAYLWLGGLQETLVATLLS is encoded by the coding sequence ATGCCCGGACACTTCGAACCGCTCCCCGGCGGCGGCGCGGCCGTCGCGCTCGACGAGGTCGAGATCTCCATCATCCGGTCGCTGGCCGTCCAGCTCCTGGAACTCATCGGCCCCGGGCCCGGCGCCGACGCCCCGGACGACCCGCTCGCCGAGCTGTTCGCCGACGGCCCGAGCGAGCCGCCCGCCGATCCGGTCCTCAGGAGGCTCTTCCCGGACGCCTACAGCGACCCGGACAAGGCCCCGGCCTCGCCGGCCGAGGCCGAGCAGCGGCGGGCGCACTCCGCCGAGTTCCGCCGCTACACCGAGAACGACCTGCGCGCGGGCAAGCGGGAGAACGCCCTCGGCGTGATCCGCTCCCTGGACGCGCTCGCCGCGGCCGGCGAGGGCGGAGCGGTGCTGAAGCTGACCCGCGAGGAGTCCCGGCAGTGGCTCGGCGCGCTCAACGACCTGCGGCTGGCGATCGGCGCCCGGCTGGAGATCACGGACGAGGACGACACGGATCTGCTCTACCGGCTGCCGGAGGAAGACCCCCGCAAGCCGATGGTGCTGGCCTACCTCTGGCTGGGCGGGCTCCAGGAGACCTTGGTGGCAACCCTGCTGTCGTGA
- a CDS encoding amino acid permease, which translates to MTSAQVDQHHDGNEAVRGEGSEGGEGYQRGLGARQIQMIAIGGAIGTGLFLGAGKGISKAGPSLILAYAVAGLVIFLIMRALGELLMYRPVSGSFSDYAREFIGPFAGFVTGWTYWLFWVVTGITEVTAAAKYMTYWFDIPQWLSALVFTVVLYGANLISVKLFGELEFWFSMVKVTAIIGMILICVGILTIGFSDAGDTASVSHLWNQGGFFPHGVDDTLMTLQMVMFAFLAVELVGVTAGESKDPKTVLPKAINTVPWRIAVFYVGALIMILSVVPWTSFSAGNSPFVVAFERMGLPAGAGIVNFVVLTAALSSCNSGMYSTGRMLRDLALNSQGPKAFTKLTSSGTPLVGTTFSAALMLVGVWINYQWPGKAFDYVVSFATISGMWAWIVILICQLRYRAKADRGELPRSEFRAPGAPWTSLIALAFIGMVIVLMGIDKDARVSLYCAPVWGAILAVAYLVLKRRDPEAAAFNKR; encoded by the coding sequence ATGACCTCAGCGCAGGTCGATCAGCATCACGACGGCAATGAGGCCGTGCGGGGCGAGGGCAGCGAGGGCGGCGAGGGGTATCAGCGCGGGCTCGGAGCCCGGCAGATCCAGATGATCGCCATCGGCGGTGCCATCGGCACCGGCCTGTTCCTCGGCGCGGGCAAGGGCATCTCCAAGGCCGGCCCCAGCCTCATCCTGGCGTACGCCGTCGCGGGCCTTGTCATCTTCCTGATCATGCGGGCACTCGGCGAGCTGCTGATGTACCGCCCGGTGTCGGGTTCGTTCTCCGATTACGCGCGCGAGTTCATCGGCCCGTTCGCCGGTTTCGTGACCGGATGGACGTACTGGCTGTTCTGGGTGGTCACGGGCATCACCGAGGTCACCGCCGCGGCGAAATACATGACGTACTGGTTCGACATCCCGCAGTGGCTGTCGGCCCTGGTCTTCACCGTCGTCCTCTACGGCGCCAACCTGATCTCCGTGAAGCTCTTCGGCGAACTGGAGTTCTGGTTCTCCATGGTCAAGGTCACCGCCATCATCGGCATGATCCTGATCTGCGTCGGCATCCTCACCATCGGCTTCTCCGACGCCGGCGACACCGCCTCCGTCTCCCACCTGTGGAACCAGGGCGGCTTCTTCCCGCACGGCGTCGACGACACGCTGATGACCCTGCAGATGGTGATGTTCGCCTTCCTCGCCGTCGAACTGGTCGGTGTGACCGCGGGCGAGTCCAAGGACCCCAAGACCGTGCTGCCCAAGGCGATCAACACCGTGCCGTGGCGCATCGCCGTCTTCTACGTCGGCGCGCTGATCATGATCCTGTCGGTCGTGCCGTGGACCAGCTTCAGCGCCGGCAACAGCCCCTTCGTGGTCGCCTTCGAGCGGATGGGCCTCCCGGCCGGCGCGGGCATCGTCAACTTCGTCGTGCTCACCGCCGCGCTGTCGTCCTGCAACTCCGGTATGTACTCCACCGGCCGCATGCTGCGCGACCTGGCGCTCAACAGCCAGGGCCCGAAGGCGTTCACCAAGCTGACGTCGAGCGGTACCCCGCTCGTCGGCACCACGTTCTCCGCCGCGCTGATGCTGGTCGGCGTCTGGATCAACTACCAGTGGCCGGGCAAGGCGTTCGACTACGTGGTGTCCTTCGCGACCATCTCCGGCATGTGGGCGTGGATCGTCATCCTGATCTGCCAGCTCCGCTACCGGGCCAAGGCCGACCGCGGCGAACTGCCCCGCTCGGAGTTCCGTGCCCCGGGCGCGCCGTGGACCAGCCTGATCGCGCTCGCCTTCATCGGCATGGTGATCGTGCTGATGGGCATCGACAAGGACGCCCGGGTCTCGCTGTACTGCGCGCCGGTGTGGGGCGCGATCCTCGCCGTCGCCTACCTGGTGCTCAAGCGCCGCGACCCGGAGGCCGCGGCCTTCAACAAGCGCTGA
- a CDS encoding M67 family metallopeptidase: MLTITQALYDRIVAHARKDHPDEACGVVAGPAGSDRPERFIPMLNAAMSPTFYEFDSGDLLKLYREMDDRDEEPVVVYHSHTATEAYPSRTDISYANEPGAHYVLVSTADTDGLGDFQFRSFRIVDGQVTEEEVRVVAAY; the protein is encoded by the coding sequence ATGCTGACCATCACCCAGGCCCTGTACGACCGGATCGTCGCCCACGCGCGCAAGGACCACCCCGACGAGGCGTGCGGCGTGGTGGCGGGCCCGGCGGGCTCGGACCGCCCCGAGCGCTTCATCCCCATGCTGAACGCGGCGATGTCGCCCACCTTCTACGAGTTCGACTCGGGCGATCTGCTGAAGCTCTACCGCGAGATGGACGACCGCGACGAGGAGCCGGTGGTCGTCTACCACTCCCACACCGCCACCGAGGCCTACCCCTCGCGCACCGACATCTCCTACGCCAACGAACCCGGCGCGCACTACGTCCTCGTCTCCACCGCCGACACCGACGGCCTCGGAGACTTCCAGTTCCGGTCCTTCCGGATCGTGGACGGCCAGGTCACCGAGGAGGAGGTCAGGGTCGTGGCGGCCTACTGA
- a CDS encoding putative leader peptide, translated as MVLLDVGDRAPGTLLVARLHVDLCRLNSALS; from the coding sequence ATGGTTCTTCTCGACGTGGGCGACAGGGCACCGGGCACGCTGCTCGTGGCGCGGCTGCACGTCGACCTGTGCAGGCTGAACAGCGCCCTCAGTTGA
- a CDS encoding MoaD/ThiS family protein — MAIEVRIPTILRQYTDGQKAVEGSGDTLAELFADLETRHAGIQARIVDGDQLRRFVNVYLNDEDVRFLDGIQTKLSDGDNVTILPAVAGGMR; from the coding sequence ATGGCCATCGAGGTCCGCATCCCGACCATCCTCCGCCAGTACACCGACGGCCAGAAGGCGGTGGAGGGCAGCGGTGACACCCTCGCCGAGCTGTTCGCCGACCTCGAGACCCGGCACGCCGGCATCCAGGCCCGCATCGTGGACGGCGACCAGCTGCGCCGCTTCGTCAACGTGTACCTGAACGACGAGGACGTCCGCTTCCTGGACGGCATCCAGACCAAGCTGTCCGACGGCGACAACGTCACGATCCTGCCGGCCGTGGCCGGCGGCATGCGCTGA